In bacterium, the genomic window CACGAAGAAACGCGGCCGTGTCTTCTTGGCCCTTCACGAAAAGGACCGTGAGGTTGCATCGGTCAATCACCTCACGACCCAGGGACCGCGCCCCTTGAACCAGAGAGCGGAAGTTTGGGTTCAATTCCGGCGCGCCGCCGGTTAGATCGACGGTCCGGACCGTCGGCGACTTTTTCAGGAGATCCAAGACCCTTTCCGCGGTTCTTATGTCCATGATTTCCGTCCGATTCGGCCCGGCCTCGACGTGGCAATGGAGGCAGGCCAAGTCGCAGAGCTTGCCGACATTGACCTGAAGGATCGTCGTCGGTAAGCGAGTGACCCCGAGCCCTCGATTCTTCAGAGTTTCCTCGAACGGGACGACGGTCGCGTTCATGAAAATACCCTTTCGCGAAGCCCTTGAAGCGTCTTGAGGGAGAACCCCGCCTTCCAGAGGAGCATCGTCCCCCAGTTGGCGAGCGTGGTCTTGACATAGCCGTGCCGCTCCCACCGGCGCGCGCTCGTGAAGGCCTTTTCCGGCGCGAGATAAAGCCTCCCTTTGGACTTCATCTTTTCGATCAGGAGGACGTCCTCCATGAGCGGCGCCTCCGGGTAGCCGCCGATCTCCCGAAAAATCTCCCGTCGGACGAAGATCGCCTGGTCTCCGTAAGGGAGGCCGAAGGCGAGTTCCCTGAGAAGGACGCCGAACTCGACCCATTTCGCCTTCGCGTGCGAGGCGTCGAGCGCGAACCGGAAGGCCCCACCGACGCAATCGGCCTGCTCCTGAAGCCTCCGGTGAACCGTCTTCAAGTCGACCGGCGCTATCTTCGTGTCGGCATGGAGAAAGACAAGGAGATCGCCTCTCGCCCGCGCCGCGCCCCAGTTCATCTGAGCGGCCCGGTTCGCGCGGCCAACCTCTCGGGCTTCAGCAATAACCACTTCGATCGAAGGATCTTTGGAAAGCGGGGCCGTATGGCGGCGCGCATGGAATCCGTCATTCAAGGACGGCACGATGACGCTGATTTTTGGAGGCTTCTTCATCCGAATCTCCATTGAAAGTAGCGCTGAAACCACTTCCGAAGCCCCGGTTTGAGGCGCGTCCGCTGATAGGTGTCCGCGACTCTCTTCGAGACCTCGGCCAGGGTCGGATAGACGTGGATCATCGAGGCGATCTTCCTCAAACCGATCTTCTGATGCATCGCAAGGACGAGCTCGTGGATCAAATCGCCCGCGTGCGATCCCACGAGGGTCGCCCCCAACAGTTCGTCCGATCCCTTTTTTGTCAATACTTTGACGAACCCCTCGTCCTCGCGGTCGCAGACGGCGCGATCCAGATCCATCATCGGGTAGGTGTAGACGTCATAGGAGACTTTTTTCTCCTTGGCCTCCTTCTCGTTTAAACCCACGCGCGCCACTTCCGGGTCGGTGAAGGTGCACCAGGGCACGACCCGGTAGTCGATCTTCGATTTTCCCGGAAAGAGGGCGTTTCGGAGGATCAGCCGGGCCTGATGGTCCGCCATGTGGGTGAATTGATAAGGTCCAACAACATCCCCGCAGGCGTAGATGTGCTTCGATGACGTTCGAAGGTGCGTGTCGACCTCGATTCCCTTTTTGGAATAGCGGACGCCGGCCCTTTCCAGATCGAGCCCGCCGACGTTTGGTGCGCGTCCGACGGCGACGAGGATCTGATCGAAGGGAACGATCTTCACTCCTTCCTTCGCGTGCCAAAGGACCAGTTCGTAACCGGAAGCAGTCTTTCGAACCTCCTCCGCCCTTGAGTTCACCAACGTCTCGATCCCCTCCCGTTGAAAGCGATCCTTGATCAGACAGGAGGCCTCGGGGTCTTCGCGGCTCAAGAGGCAGTCCATCATCTCGACGACCGAGACCTTTGATTCCAGCCGCGCAAAGACTTGCGTCAGCTCGGCGCCGATCGGGCCACCCCCGAGAACGACGAGCCTTTTGGGAAGTTCCTTGAGATCCCAGACATTGTCCGAGGTGAGGTAGGGAATTTCCCCGATCCCC contains:
- a CDS encoding mercuric reductase, coding for MRNNYHLIVIGAGSGGLVAAAGAAGLGAKVALVEKHKMGGDCLNTGCIPSKAIIRTAKLSFDARTAHRFGIPNLAPEIGLVRVLESVREVQKKIEPHDSAERFQGLGVDVFFGSYRFISPHEISDGKETLVARRFVLATGAAPFVPPIKGIGEIPYLTSDNVWDLKELPKRLVVLGGGPIGAELTQVFARLESKVSVVEMMDCLLSREDPEASCLIKDRFQREGIETLVNSRAEEVRKTASGYELVLWHAKEGVKIVPFDQILVAVGRAPNVGGLDLERAGVRYSKKGIEVDTHLRTSSKHIYACGDVVGPYQFTHMADHQARLILRNALFPGKSKIDYRVVPWCTFTDPEVARVGLNEKEAKEKKVSYDVYTYPMMDLDRAVCDREDEGFVKVLTKKGSDELLGATLVGSHAGDLIHELVLAMHQKIGLRKIASMIHVYPTLAEVSKRVADTYQRTRLKPGLRKWFQRYFQWRFG
- a CDS encoding glycosyltransferase family 2 protein; amino-acid sequence: MKKPPKISVIVPSLNDGFHARRHTAPLSKDPSIEVVIAEAREVGRANRAAQMNWGAARARGDLLVFLHADTKIAPVDLKTVHRRLQEQADCVGGAFRFALDASHAKAKWVEFGVLLRELAFGLPYGDQAIFVRREIFREIGGYPEAPLMEDVLLIEKMKSKGRLYLAPEKAFTSARRWERHGYVKTTLANWGTMLLWKAGFSLKTLQGLRERVFS